The following coding sequences lie in one Thermosulfuriphilus ammonigenes genomic window:
- a CDS encoding RiPP maturation radical SAM C-methyltransferase: protein MATAQQRPGVVLVSMPWPLFNRPSIQLATLKAFLEQEGWPCRAYHLYLSLLERIGPQGYYALSQSSWLSEAVGAAALFKEMSGAAESLYRRLAPRHGLKKDYFPRLVAALKETVAAFLASFDPEGILLVGFSVCLNQLTASLYAARSLKAVCPQLKIVFGGSSCAQEMGRSLMAAFPFIDYVVNGEGELPLLGLVRYLAGEEPTPPEGVFYRRSGEILGGGCSQIDDPDRLPVPDFSDYFQDLTALAPSKRFFPIIPLEFSRGCWWGRCRFCNLNLQWRGYRLKSPQRLAEEVIGLSQRLGVLDFALMDNVLPPARAMDFFRLLAKEGRDYHLFCELRARHSLKELREMRQGGLTEVQVGIEALSTSLLRRLNKGTTAMDNVAIMKNAQAAGLRLHGNLITCFPTSTSEEVAETLEALDFVFPFRPLKAVSFWLGYGSPVFSQPKIYGLRRLYPHSFYRYLFPPEILQTLVPLVWGYVGDRRRQQALWRPVVVKARAWAEAYRRLRGQGPLLSYRDGGDFIILRQVLPDGSVHHHRLRGPSRRVYLFLESPQSLEEISARMSLASDRLLAFLKDLVAKRLVFAEGDRFLALAIRGVEGGA from the coding sequence ATGGCCACGGCCCAACAACGGCCAGGGGTGGTTCTCGTCTCCATGCCCTGGCCGCTTTTCAATCGCCCTTCAATCCAGCTGGCCACCCTTAAGGCCTTTTTGGAGCAAGAAGGCTGGCCCTGTAGGGCCTACCATCTATATCTTTCCCTTCTGGAACGCATTGGCCCCCAGGGTTACTATGCCCTCTCGCAGAGTTCTTGGCTTTCGGAGGCTGTGGGAGCAGCGGCCCTTTTTAAGGAGATGTCTGGGGCTGCTGAGTCCCTTTATCGAAGATTGGCCCCTCGCCATGGCCTGAAAAAAGATTATTTCCCCCGATTAGTTGCCGCTCTCAAGGAGACCGTAGCTGCTTTTTTAGCCTCTTTTGATCCTGAAGGAATCCTTTTGGTGGGTTTTTCGGTCTGTCTCAACCAGCTCACCGCCAGCCTCTATGCCGCCAGATCCCTCAAAGCGGTCTGTCCCCAGCTGAAGATCGTCTTTGGAGGTTCAAGTTGCGCCCAGGAGATGGGGCGTTCGCTGATGGCCGCCTTTCCCTTCATCGATTATGTCGTAAACGGTGAGGGGGAGCTTCCCCTCTTGGGCCTGGTTCGCTATTTGGCTGGAGAGGAGCCGACTCCTCCTGAAGGAGTCTTTTACCGCCGAAGCGGTGAGATCCTCGGTGGAGGTTGCTCCCAGATAGATGATCCTGACCGGCTGCCTGTGCCGGATTTTTCCGATTATTTTCAGGACCTGACCGCCCTTGCCCCCAGTAAAAGGTTTTTTCCCATAATTCCTCTGGAATTTTCCCGGGGGTGCTGGTGGGGACGCTGCCGTTTTTGCAATCTAAACCTTCAGTGGCGGGGATATCGGCTCAAGAGTCCCCAACGCTTGGCGGAAGAGGTCATAGGCCTCTCTCAAAGGTTGGGAGTTCTTGATTTCGCCCTGATGGACAACGTCCTTCCTCCGGCCAGGGCTATGGATTTCTTCCGCCTCTTGGCCAAAGAGGGGCGAGATTACCATCTTTTTTGCGAACTTCGGGCCAGACACAGCCTCAAAGAGCTCAGGGAAATGCGCCAGGGAGGTCTTACTGAGGTTCAGGTGGGTATCGAGGCCCTTAGCACCTCTCTCCTCAGGCGTCTTAACAAGGGCACCACGGCTATGGATAACGTGGCCATTATGAAGAATGCCCAGGCCGCGGGTCTCCGTCTCCATGGCAACCTGATTACCTGTTTCCCTACCTCCACGTCTGAGGAGGTGGCCGAAACCCTTGAGGCCCTGGATTTTGTCTTTCCCTTTAGGCCGCTTAAGGCCGTTTCCTTCTGGCTGGGATATGGTTCTCCTGTCTTTAGCCAGCCCAAGATCTATGGTCTTCGCCGTCTCTATCCCCACTCATTTTATCGTTACCTCTTCCCTCCAGAGATCCTCCAGACCCTGGTGCCCCTGGTCTGGGGATATGTTGGTGATCGTCGTCGTCAGCAGGCCCTTTGGCGTCCGGTAGTGGTCAAGGCCAGGGCCTGGGCCGAGGCCTACCGACGCTTAAGAGGCCAGGGCCCACTTCTTTCCTACCGGGATGGAGGAGATTTTATTATCCTCCGTCAGGTTTTGCCCGATGGTTCGGTTCACCACCACCGCTTAAGGGGGCCTTCAAGAAGGGTCTATCTCTTTCTGGAGAGCCCCCAGAGCCTTGAAGAGATAAGCGCCAGAATGTCTCTGGCCAGTGACCGCCTGCTGGCCTTTCTTAAAGATCTGGTAGCCAAAAGGCTTGTCTTTGCCGAGGGAGATCGTTTTCTGGCCTTGGCCATAAGAGGGGTGGAAGGTGGGGCCTGA
- a CDS encoding GGDEF domain-containing protein, whose protein sequence is MSEVTATEAQGFAERIRHQHEALMAAWVAFLGIQREKKIPYPAIYQRSFSEALRLKEKNNVLLEILSESRSLMEEIIQELNIQKDGLRPLKNYFARMQEHIRRIKDLEEELSFLRENYLRDHLTRLWNERALEKFYVEVVRPNIFQEDYVFIYLDLNNFKEVNDSLGHRAGDETLKAFARYLKGQFKARDFVCRLHGDEFVVVATGVTLERATPFLEYLAGQRLSLSYKGIPICLSFALGATNVIASDSLASILERADASMYHHKHQGELRLRRI, encoded by the coding sequence ATGTCTGAAGTTACCGCTACCGAAGCGCAAGGCTTTGCAGAAAGAATCAGACATCAGCACGAAGCCCTTATGGCGGCCTGGGTAGCCTTTTTGGGAATTCAACGGGAGAAAAAGATTCCCTATCCGGCCATTTATCAGAGGAGCTTTAGTGAAGCCCTTCGCCTTAAGGAAAAGAACAACGTCCTTCTGGAAATCCTATCCGAAAGTCGAAGCCTCATGGAGGAAATCATCCAGGAGCTTAATATCCAGAAAGATGGGCTAAGGCCTCTTAAGAACTATTTTGCCCGCATGCAGGAACATATTCGGCGTATAAAAGATCTTGAAGAAGAGCTTTCCTTCCTCCGAGAGAACTATCTTCGGGATCACCTAACCAGACTCTGGAACGAAAGGGCTCTGGAGAAATTCTATGTGGAGGTCGTCCGTCCTAACATCTTTCAGGAAGACTATGTCTTTATTTATCTAGATCTAAACAATTTCAAGGAAGTCAACGACTCCCTGGGCCATCGGGCCGGAGATGAAACCCTTAAAGCCTTTGCCCGTTATCTCAAAGGCCAGTTCAAGGCCCGAGACTTTGTCTGTCGCCTCCATGGTGACGAATTTGTAGTTGTAGCCACCGGAGTAACCCTAGAGCGGGCCACCCCTTTTCTGGAATATCTGGCCGGCCAGAGGCTCTCACTCTCTTACAAGGGAATCCCTATCTGTCTTTCCTTCGCCTTAGGGGCTACCAACGTTATTGCCAGCGACTCTCTGGCCTCTATCCTTGAAAGAGCCGATGCTTCTATGTATCACCACAAACACCAAGGGGAGCTCCGACTGAGGCGGATTTAA
- the hypD gene encoding hydrogenase formation protein HypD, giving the protein MTEGSLWDRQLMSIITPAHKVSALAKHLAALLPRPVKVMEVCGTHTVNIFRFGLRSLFPETLELVSGPGCPVCVTPVEEIDFLVAAALSQGARLATFGDLLRVPGSWGSLKEARAQGAKIKIIYSPMEALSLAENFPQETVLLAAVGFETTAPAVAATVLEAKRRGVSNLVLATSHRLVPPAIRALLASGDLNLDGFILPGHVSAVIGRGPYEFIARDFGLPGVITGFEATDIMEGLCLLAHQIREGRAEIVIQYSRAVPPEGNPAAQALMKEVFSTGDASFRGLGEIPGGGLFLRQTYEEFDARGRLDLDLPPVRETKGCLCGQILSGRKRPLDCPLFARGCRPDNPQGPCMVSSEGTCAAWFQFHENSS; this is encoded by the coding sequence ATGACGGAGGGATCTCTCTGGGACAGGCAGCTTATGTCTATTATTACGCCAGCTCATAAGGTTTCAGCCCTGGCCAAACATTTGGCCGCCCTTCTCCCCCGGCCGGTCAAGGTAATGGAGGTCTGCGGGACTCATACGGTAAACATCTTTCGTTTTGGCCTCCGAAGCCTCTTCCCTGAGACCTTGGAGCTCGTCTCCGGGCCAGGGTGTCCAGTCTGCGTTACCCCGGTGGAGGAGATAGACTTTCTGGTGGCCGCTGCCCTTAGTCAGGGAGCGAGGCTGGCCACCTTTGGTGATCTCTTGCGAGTGCCGGGGAGTTGGGGCTCCCTTAAGGAGGCCAGGGCTCAGGGGGCGAAGATAAAGATCATCTACTCACCTATGGAGGCCCTTTCCCTGGCCGAAAATTTTCCCCAGGAGACGGTCCTTCTGGCAGCCGTTGGCTTTGAGACTACTGCTCCGGCGGTGGCGGCTACAGTCTTGGAGGCCAAAAGGAGAGGGGTGAGTAATCTGGTCCTGGCCACCAGCCATCGTCTCGTCCCTCCAGCTATAAGGGCCCTGTTGGCCTCCGGAGATCTCAATCTTGATGGTTTCATCCTGCCGGGGCATGTGAGTGCAGTCATCGGACGAGGGCCCTATGAATTTATTGCCCGAGATTTTGGTCTTCCGGGAGTCATCACCGGCTTTGAGGCTACGGACATTATGGAAGGTCTCTGTCTCTTGGCCCACCAGATTAGGGAGGGTCGGGCCGAGATTGTTATTCAGTACAGTCGAGCCGTTCCTCCTGAGGGAAATCCAGCGGCCCAGGCGCTCATGAAAGAGGTCTTTTCAACTGGAGACGCCTCTTTCCGGGGGCTGGGAGAGATACCCGGCGGCGGGTTGTTTCTCCGTCAGACCTACGAGGAGTTTGATGCCCGAGGTCGGCTTGACCTTGACCTTCCTCCTGTCAGAGAGACTAAGGGCTGTCTCTGTGGCCAGATTCTCTCCGGACGGAAAAGGCCTCTCGACTGCCCCCTCTTTGCCAGGGGCTGTCGTCCAGATAACCCGCAGGGCCCTTGCATGGTCTCCAGTGAGGGTACCTGCGCTGCCTGGTTCCAATTTCACGAAAATAGCTCCTGA
- the hypF gene encoding carbamoyltransferase HypF, which yields MRALRILISGVVQGVGFRPFVFRLARKYGLKGWVRNTGEGVEIAAWGKELSSFLTALEKEAPPLARITSMKVFPLEGQSPQEFSVAESQPGPRQTYIPSDVATCEACLAEIFDPADRRYGYPFTNCTNCGPRYSVILDLPYDREKTTMAPFKLCPDCLQEYLNPEDRRFHAEPNACPRCGPRLWVVDSQGRSLAVDNPLDFVARRLFEGAIVALKGLGGFQLAVSAQDEAAVIKLRARKHRPAKPLAIMVRDLSRVKKVACLDPGEEEVLVSPRRPIVLLKKKDPFPLAPSLAPGIDLIGVMLPYTPLHHLLLKKGPAYLVMTSGNLSDEPIARTNEEALERLASIADFFLLHDREIAVRVDDSVVRVMAGRPRLIRRARGYVPEPFRLPGPMTSTLAIGAFLKNTFSLTREAEVFVSQHIGDLDSPQSLAFFEETLEHLLRLLDLSPRLVVSDLHPDYLSSQWARDYGRRKGIRVISVQHHLAHALATLTERGLSLPSLAVVLDGLGLGLDGAIWGGEVFWLEDRGFQRLAHLEYLPLPGGEAAIKSPWRMATSALYTAMGPEARDLPLRLFEVVTPQKWHFLTTMMEKGINSPPTSSAGRLFDAVAALLGLCYENLYEAQAAMMLEALAVSQSRPYPFSLEKAGLPWRICLHPAIRDLVADILAGVPSEVIAGRFVATLAEAFSVVAAEFARRRGVRQILLSGGCFQNRLLLEKTLLRLESLGLIPYAPENIPVNDGGISLGQAAYVYYYASS from the coding sequence ATGAGGGCTTTACGGATTCTCATATCCGGGGTGGTTCAGGGGGTGGGGTTTCGTCCTTTTGTGTTTCGCTTGGCCCGGAAGTATGGCCTTAAAGGCTGGGTGAGAAATACTGGAGAAGGGGTGGAGATCGCCGCCTGGGGAAAGGAGCTCTCTTCTTTTTTAACCGCCCTTGAAAAGGAAGCCCCTCCTTTGGCTCGGATTACCTCTATGAAGGTCTTTCCCCTTGAGGGTCAATCCCCTCAGGAGTTCTCGGTAGCCGAGAGCCAACCCGGCCCCCGACAGACCTACATTCCCTCTGATGTGGCCACCTGTGAGGCCTGCCTGGCCGAGATTTTTGATCCGGCTGATCGTCGCTATGGTTATCCCTTTACAAATTGTACTAACTGTGGCCCTCGGTACAGCGTGATCCTTGATCTACCCTACGATCGAGAAAAGACCACTATGGCTCCCTTTAAGCTGTGTCCAGACTGTCTTCAGGAGTATCTCAACCCTGAAGACCGGCGTTTCCACGCCGAGCCTAATGCCTGCCCTCGTTGTGGACCTCGGCTCTGGGTGGTCGATTCTCAGGGGCGTTCTCTGGCCGTCGATAACCCGTTGGACTTTGTGGCTCGGCGTCTTTTTGAAGGGGCCATCGTGGCCCTGAAAGGATTGGGGGGGTTCCAGTTGGCCGTCTCGGCCCAAGACGAGGCGGCGGTGATCAAATTAAGAGCCCGGAAACACCGTCCGGCCAAACCCCTGGCCATCATGGTTCGGGACCTTAGCCGGGTTAAAAAGGTGGCCTGTCTTGATCCTGGGGAAGAGGAAGTCCTGGTCTCGCCCCGCCGGCCCATTGTCCTGCTGAAAAAGAAGGATCCCTTTCCTCTGGCCCCTTCTCTGGCCCCGGGGATAGATCTTATCGGAGTCATGCTTCCCTATACCCCCCTTCACCATCTCTTATTGAAGAAGGGTCCGGCCTATCTGGTGATGACCAGTGGCAATCTAAGCGATGAGCCCATCGCCCGCACCAACGAGGAGGCCCTGGAGCGTCTGGCCTCGATTGCTGATTTCTTTCTCCTCCATGATCGAGAGATTGCTGTCAGGGTGGATGACTCTGTGGTTAGGGTGATGGCCGGCCGTCCTCGCCTGATAAGGCGGGCTAGAGGCTATGTTCCTGAACCTTTTCGACTCCCGGGCCCCATGACCAGTACCCTAGCCATCGGGGCCTTCCTTAAAAATACCTTCTCCCTTACCAGGGAAGCTGAAGTCTTTGTCAGTCAGCATATTGGAGATCTTGACAGTCCCCAAAGCCTGGCCTTTTTTGAAGAGACCCTGGAGCATCTTCTCCGCCTTTTGGATCTTTCTCCCCGGTTGGTGGTCTCTGATCTCCATCCTGATTACCTCTCCAGTCAATGGGCCCGGGACTATGGCCGAAGGAAGGGGATAAGGGTCATCTCTGTCCAGCATCATTTGGCCCATGCCTTGGCCACCTTAACCGAAAGAGGGCTTTCCCTCCCCTCCCTGGCTGTAGTCCTTGATGGCCTGGGCCTTGGCCTGGATGGAGCCATCTGGGGGGGAGAGGTTTTCTGGCTTGAAGACCGGGGCTTTCAACGTCTGGCCCATCTGGAGTATCTCCCCCTGCCCGGAGGGGAGGCGGCCATAAAATCTCCCTGGCGTATGGCAACCTCGGCTCTTTATACGGCCATGGGACCGGAGGCCCGGGACCTTCCTTTAAGACTTTTTGAGGTCGTCACTCCGCAGAAGTGGCATTTTTTAACCACCATGATGGAAAAAGGGATTAACTCTCCCCCTACCTCAAGTGCTGGCCGTCTCTTTGATGCCGTGGCCGCCCTTTTGGGGCTCTGTTACGAAAATCTCTATGAGGCCCAGGCGGCCATGATGCTTGAGGCTCTGGCCGTGTCTCAAAGCCGTCCCTATCCGTTTTCTTTGGAGAAGGCCGGTCTTCCCTGGCGCATATGTCTTCATCCGGCCATCAGGGATTTGGTTGCCGATATTTTAGCCGGCGTGCCTTCTGAGGTGATCGCTGGAAGATTTGTCGCCACTTTGGCTGAAGCCTTTTCGGTAGTAGCGGCGGAGTTTGCTAGGAGGCGGGGAGTCAGGCAGATCCTTCTTTCTGGAGGCTGTTTCCAGAATCGGCTTCTCCTTGAAAAAACTCTTCTACGCCTTGAATCTCTAGGGCTCATTCCCTATGCTCCAGAGAATATCCCGGTAAATGACGGAGGGATCTCTCTGGGACAGGCAGCTTATGTCTATTATTACGCCAGCTCATAA
- a CDS encoding YgaP-like transmembrane domain: protein MTPLRAQRLFMGTLLLVALVLMHSGRSWGEYIIWFMTFMLYFSGITGFCPSDVVFKKLFKGEMKL from the coding sequence ATGACCCCTCTTAGAGCTCAACGACTCTTTATGGGAACCCTTCTGCTCGTGGCCCTCGTGCTTATGCACAGCGGACGCAGCTGGGGAGAGTACATCATCTGGTTTATGACCTTTATGCTCTACTTCTCGGGGATTACCGGCTTCTGCCCTTCGGATGTGGTCTTTAAAAAGCTCTTTAAAGGAGAAATGAAACTCTAG
- a CDS encoding PAS domain-containing hybrid sensor histidine kinase/response regulator produces MFERCDLFDRCPRPVLALFLGLFIWGLGALADLLIFHRGVISVPPAFHEVWLHLVTILAVGGFALFFHYRFRKSSDEGLACDLILNSINEAVSLIDPQTFKIIEANRLFLQEVGLEREEVLGQTCYRLTHHRESPCQPPDCPCPVFYTLETGEPAIFEHVHRGPQGEKRYVEVSSIPIKSPSGQIRHIVHIARDLTHRRLAEEEIRRLLEKIQRIMDSVPEGVLLLDEGLLVEVVNPLGKEYLDLLADFDSQGRLRRLAGRPVVELLKGEIQELEIKEPSPRTFTVATRPLQAGGQQKGWVVVVREVTLERQLRDRALAQEKLAAVGQLAAGIAHDFNNLLTSIISFAELLKLDPGIPPETQKRLDLIISQGQRAADLTRQILDYSRRSVLKMAPLELSAFLKDLALFLKRTIPENIELRLEIPPGRYTVAADASKLQQALINLALNARDAMPKGGVITLALSRLKVSPKELTPCEDMAPGEWISISVSDTGEGIPPEILPHIFEPFFTTKERGRGTGLGLAQVEGIIRQHRGCLTVETASGQGTTMTIFLKAIKEIALETKAGGGLVPGRGQEILLVEDEESVLEALKASLEALGYQVTVARDGLEALKIYSKRANEIALVLTDMVMPRMNGLELLENLRRLDPQVRIVLLSGYPLGEDHHFLEGLKKVAWLQKPARIEELSQTIARVLSS; encoded by the coding sequence ATGTTTGAGAGATGTGACCTGTTTGATCGTTGCCCCAGACCTGTTTTGGCTCTATTTCTGGGGCTTTTTATCTGGGGGCTTGGGGCCCTGGCTGATCTTCTTATCTTCCATCGAGGGGTGATATCTGTCCCTCCTGCCTTTCACGAAGTCTGGCTCCATCTGGTAACTATTCTGGCGGTGGGTGGTTTTGCTTTATTTTTTCACTATCGCTTTCGAAAGTCCTCTGATGAGGGTCTGGCCTGCGATCTTATCCTCAATAGCATCAATGAGGCTGTCTCCCTTATTGATCCCCAAACTTTCAAAATTATCGAGGCCAACCGTCTCTTCCTTCAGGAGGTGGGGCTGGAGCGAGAGGAGGTTCTGGGGCAGACCTGCTATCGACTAACCCATCATCGAGAAAGTCCCTGCCAGCCCCCAGACTGTCCCTGTCCGGTTTTTTACACTCTGGAGACGGGAGAGCCGGCCATTTTTGAACACGTGCACCGGGGCCCTCAGGGGGAGAAGCGATATGTTGAAGTGAGTTCTATTCCTATAAAGAGCCCTTCAGGGCAGATCCGTCACATCGTCCATATTGCCCGGGACCTTACCCATCGACGTCTGGCCGAAGAGGAGATCCGGCGTCTGCTGGAGAAGATCCAGCGTATTATGGACTCCGTCCCCGAGGGAGTTCTTCTCTTGGATGAAGGGCTTCTGGTGGAGGTGGTTAATCCTTTGGGGAAGGAGTATCTGGATCTTTTGGCTGATTTTGACTCCCAGGGGCGTCTCAGGCGGCTGGCCGGAAGACCGGTGGTCGAGCTTCTAAAGGGCGAAATACAGGAGCTGGAGATAAAGGAACCTTCTCCTCGAACTTTTACTGTGGCTACCCGTCCCCTTCAGGCCGGGGGGCAACAGAAGGGTTGGGTGGTGGTTGTTCGAGAGGTGACTTTGGAACGTCAGCTCCGGGATCGAGCCCTGGCTCAGGAGAAGCTGGCCGCTGTGGGACAGCTGGCCGCTGGTATTGCTCACGACTTCAATAATCTCCTTACCAGCATCATTAGTTTTGCTGAACTCCTTAAACTGGATCCGGGAATCCCTCCAGAGACCCAAAAGAGATTGGATCTCATTATCTCTCAGGGACAGCGGGCGGCCGATCTTACCCGTCAGATCCTGGACTACAGCCGCCGTTCTGTGCTCAAGATGGCCCCCTTGGAGCTTTCGGCCTTTCTTAAGGATCTGGCCCTTTTCCTTAAAAGAACCATCCCTGAGAATATTGAGCTGAGGCTTGAGATTCCTCCAGGGAGATATACTGTGGCCGCTGACGCCAGCAAACTCCAGCAGGCTTTAATTAATCTGGCCCTAAACGCCCGGGATGCCATGCCTAAAGGGGGGGTAATCACCCTGGCCCTCTCCAGATTAAAGGTCAGCCCTAAAGAGCTTACCCCCTGTGAGGATATGGCTCCAGGGGAGTGGATATCTATTTCTGTATCCGACACGGGCGAGGGGATCCCGCCAGAGATACTGCCTCATATTTTTGAGCCCTTCTTCACCACCAAGGAACGAGGGCGGGGTACCGGTCTGGGATTGGCCCAGGTGGAGGGTATTATTCGCCAACATCGGGGGTGTCTTACTGTAGAGACTGCCTCGGGCCAGGGAACCACCATGACTATTTTCCTTAAGGCCATAAAAGAAATAGCCCTGGAGACAAAGGCTGGAGGTGGCCTTGTTCCTGGTCGAGGACAGGAAATTCTCTTGGTGGAAGATGAGGAATCGGTCCTTGAGGCCCTTAAAGCCTCATTAGAGGCCCTGGGCTATCAGGTAACAGTGGCTCGAGACGGTCTTGAAGCCCTGAAGATCTATTCCAAAAGGGCCAACGAGATTGCTTTGGTCTTAACGGACATGGTTATGCCCCGGATGAATGGTCTCGAACTTCTCGAGAACCTGCGTCGGCTTGATCCTCAGGTGCGCATCGTCCTTCTAAGTGGTTATCCCCTGGGCGAGGACCACCATTTTCTTGAGGGCCTCAAAAAGGTCGCTTGGCTCCAGAAGCCAGCCCGGATTGAAGAACTCTCCCAGACTATTGCTCGAGTCCTGAGCAGCTGA
- a CDS encoding 2,3-bisphosphoglycerate-dependent phosphoglycerate mutase yields MAKLVLIRHGESLWNKANRFTGWVDVPLSDRGREEARVAGRLIRNIPLHRAYTSLLIRAVETLLLVLAEAGGEKVPIIKHPSGRMKDWGKYQGEPSLELPIFQAWELNERYYGQLQGLNKAETAQKYGPEQVKLWRRSYDVAPPGGESLKDTAKRTIPFLKETILPVVVSGENVLVVAHGNSLRSIIMHLDGLSPEEVVALELATGVPIVYEIDAGGRVEAKEVLGS; encoded by the coding sequence ATGGCCAAACTTGTCCTCATTCGCCACGGAGAATCCCTGTGGAACAAGGCCAATCGCTTCACCGGGTGGGTGGATGTCCCCCTCTCTGACAGGGGGCGAGAAGAGGCCCGAGTGGCCGGACGTCTCATCCGAAATATCCCCTTGCATCGGGCCTACACCTCCCTTTTGATCCGGGCGGTGGAGACTCTCCTCCTGGTTCTGGCTGAGGCCGGAGGGGAGAAAGTCCCCATCATCAAGCATCCTTCAGGCCGAATGAAAGATTGGGGTAAGTATCAGGGAGAGCCTTCGCTTGAGCTCCCCATATTTCAGGCCTGGGAGCTCAACGAGCGCTATTATGGCCAGCTTCAGGGGCTCAATAAGGCCGAAACAGCCCAAAAATACGGTCCGGAGCAGGTCAAGCTCTGGCGGCGCAGTTATGACGTTGCCCCTCCTGGGGGAGAGAGCCTCAAGGACACCGCCAAGAGAACCATTCCCTTTTTAAAAGAGACCATTCTTCCGGTGGTTGTCTCTGGAGAAAATGTCTTGGTGGTGGCCCATGGCAACAGCCTTCGAAGCATTATTATGCATCTTGATGGTCTCAGCCCCGAAGAGGTAGTAGCCCTTGAGCTGGCCACCGGAGTGCCCATAGTCTACGAGATAGACGCCGGGGGCCGGGTTGAGGCCAAGGAGGTCCTGGGGTCTTGA
- a CDS encoding carboxypeptidase-like regulatory domain-containing protein codes for MPEGRKSSLIVRVKDAFTGRGPTLPFRCFVKEIPDIEGHIQDGTVAFFNLPSGKVTICFRSPYFRDKDVVVDSSVESSIEVSLYPSELYPFPEGATLFKGGVVDRTEYPIGGAKVCLKWAGGRCETITDDYGCFVLFPGPEEKKKWRKHQGGHIIPGPKGRIKVQLIVSAPGYKTQELSFIWPAGKATCQEIELEPEKDLS; via the coding sequence ATGCCGGAGGGGAGAAAATCCTCTTTGATAGTCAGGGTCAAGGACGCTTTTACGGGGAGGGGGCCTACTCTTCCCTTCCGTTGTTTCGTGAAGGAGATTCCAGATATTGAAGGTCACATCCAGGATGGCACAGTAGCTTTTTTTAACCTGCCCTCCGGCAAGGTGACCATCTGTTTCCGGAGTCCCTATTTCAGGGATAAAGACGTGGTGGTGGATTCTTCTGTGGAGTCTAGCATTGAGGTCTCTCTTTACCCTTCTGAACTTTATCCCTTCCCCGAAGGGGCTACCCTTTTTAAGGGTGGAGTAGTGGATCGTACCGAATATCCCATCGGTGGGGCCAAGGTCTGTCTTAAATGGGCCGGGGGGCGGTGTGAGACCATCACCGATGACTATGGCTGTTTTGTCCTTTTCCCCGGGCCGGAAGAGAAGAAAAAGTGGCGGAAACATCAGGGCGGCCATATCATTCCCGGGCCCAAGGGGCGGATCAAGGTCCAGCTGATTGTTAGTGCTCCGGGATACAAGACCCAGGAGTTGAGTTTTATCTGGCCGGCTGGGAAGGCTACTTGTCAAGAGATCGAGCTGGAGCCCGAAAAAGACCTTTCTTAA